The following proteins are co-located in the Telopea speciosissima isolate NSW1024214 ecotype Mountain lineage chromosome 9, Tspe_v1, whole genome shotgun sequence genome:
- the LOC122639963 gene encoding thioredoxin-like protein CXXS1, whose amino-acid sequence MEGQVEEEESVKSKVVKVKSQESWDSLVNQANYQGCPVVIHFTAAWCMPSVVMNQLFEELALVHQDILFLCVDVDEVKEVASKMEVKAMPTFVLLREGAQVDKLVGANPEEIKKRIDGFAHSFRALKLS is encoded by the exons atggaaGGTCAGGTGGAGGAAGAGGAGTCTGTGAAGTCCAAGGTAGTGAAGGTGAAATCACAGGAATCATGGGATTCGTTGGTGAACCAGGCTAACTACCAGGGATGCCCT GTGGTGATACATTTCACGGCGGCCTGGTGCATGCCGTCGGTGGTGATGAACCAACTATTCGAAGAGCTGGCTTTGGTCCACCAGGATATCTTGTTTCTCTGCGTAGATGTCGATGAAGTTAAG GAGGTGGCATCGAAGATGGAGGTAAAGGCCATGCCCACCTTTGTGCTGTTGAGGGAGGGAGCCCAAGTAGATAAGCTTGTAGGGGCCAACCCTGAAGAGATTAAGAAAAGGATTGATGGTTTTGCCCACTCATTTCGTGCCTTAAAGCTTAGTTGA